In a single window of the Pelagibacterium sp. 26DY04 genome:
- a CDS encoding trehalose-6-phosphate synthase, translating into MSRLIVVSNRIPGKSPAAGGLAVALKKTLSTRDGFWFGWSGAFAENPDRHARFETIDGMRIGSIDLTRSDHQSYYAGFSNSILWPSFHLRLDLTDIQSHWYEGYRGVNAKFADAIAEHVEPGDIIWVHDYHLIPLATELRRRNIRNKIGFYLHIPFPTPDALNAIPHHEELLNDLLAYDLVGMQAQRDVAAFNEFLAHEEMYRQAGGTPVELDLGDTTIEAFPIGSDPDAFAKLALSPNAQKMYKKVERAMNGRAMILGVDRLDYSKGLPQRVQAYEKLLENNANLRRAVHMIQIAPPSRDTIKEYQVISDELDTTVGRLTGRFAEPDWLPITYVKRAYAQASLAGLYRLARVGLVTPLRDGMNLVAHEYVGSQDPENPGVLVLSRFAGAAEIFHDALIINPFDTDETAEALRLALAMPLKERKERWRNLMDAARAHNVDNWADSYLNALTGQTGANEADDEPKSDGGGQDQLLPRNKAMDQSSGMALERLTRRIMLLPWLRGVFSGT; encoded by the coding sequence ATGAGCCGTCTCATCGTCGTATCGAACAGAATTCCCGGAAAATCTCCCGCTGCCGGCGGCCTCGCCGTGGCCCTTAAGAAAACGCTTTCAACCCGTGACGGATTCTGGTTCGGGTGGTCAGGCGCATTCGCTGAAAATCCCGATAGACATGCGCGCTTTGAGACCATTGACGGCATGCGGATCGGATCGATCGACCTGACCCGATCAGACCATCAGAGCTATTATGCTGGCTTTTCCAATTCCATTCTCTGGCCTTCCTTCCACCTTCGGCTCGACCTGACGGATATCCAGTCGCATTGGTATGAGGGGTATCGCGGCGTTAACGCCAAATTCGCCGACGCGATTGCCGAGCATGTCGAGCCTGGCGATATCATCTGGGTGCACGATTACCATCTGATCCCGCTCGCCACCGAGCTGCGCCGCCGTAACATCCGCAACAAGATCGGCTTTTACCTCCACATCCCCTTCCCTACGCCCGATGCCCTCAACGCCATTCCTCATCACGAAGAATTGCTGAACGACCTTCTCGCCTATGATCTGGTGGGCATGCAGGCGCAGCGCGATGTGGCTGCGTTCAACGAATTTCTGGCTCATGAAGAGATGTACCGCCAGGCCGGCGGAACGCCCGTCGAGCTCGACCTTGGTGACACGACCATAGAAGCTTTCCCGATCGGGTCGGACCCCGACGCCTTTGCCAAGCTGGCCCTCAGTCCCAACGCGCAGAAGATGTATAAGAAGGTCGAGCGCGCCATGAACGGGCGAGCCATGATCCTTGGCGTAGACCGGCTGGACTATTCCAAGGGTCTGCCTCAGCGCGTGCAGGCCTACGAGAAGCTGCTCGAAAACAACGCCAATCTGCGCCGCGCTGTACACATGATCCAGATCGCTCCACCCTCGCGCGATACGATCAAGGAATATCAGGTCATCTCGGATGAACTCGACACCACCGTCGGGCGGCTGACGGGACGCTTTGCGGAACCTGACTGGCTCCCCATCACCTACGTCAAGCGGGCCTATGCCCAAGCTTCGCTTGCCGGGCTTTACCGGCTCGCTCGTGTCGGGCTTGTGACCCCCCTGCGCGACGGTATGAACCTTGTCGCCCATGAATATGTCGGATCACAGGATCCTGAAAACCCAGGCGTACTCGTCCTGTCACGCTTCGCAGGCGCCGCCGAAATCTTCCACGATGCACTCATCATCAATCCATTCGATACCGACGAGACGGCTGAAGCCCTGCGCCTTGCCCTGGCCATGCCGCTCAAGGAGCGTAAGGAGCGTTGGCGAAATCTAATGGATGCGGCGCGGGCCCACAACGTGGACAATTGGGCCGACAGCTATCTCAACGCCCTGACCGGCCAAACCGGCGCCAATGAGGCCGATGATGAACCGAAAAGTGATGGTGGCGGGCAGGATCAGCTCTTGCCGCGCAACAAAGCCATGGACCAATCGAGCGGCATGGCGCTTGAGCGTCTAACGCGGCGCATCATGCTCTTGCCTTGGCTTCGCGGAGTCTTCTCAGGAACGTGA
- a CDS encoding nuclear transport factor 2 family protein has product MKRAKSDFDAFFQSYVRAYNRSLGESVDVHGIRSHFSESFIAAGPGTVMTGDNDETFSETLQKGYAFYKSIGTRRMEVTGVEVTDIDEEHYLAKVGYQAQYEKDGEAIAIPFCVSYLLEERDGRLKVFGFVAGDEMELYRQHGLIER; this is encoded by the coding sequence ATGAAGCGCGCCAAGTCCGACTTCGATGCGTTTTTCCAAAGCTATGTACGGGCCTATAATCGCTCCTTAGGCGAGAGCGTCGATGTGCATGGGATACGATCTCATTTTTCGGAAAGCTTTATTGCTGCCGGTCCCGGCACGGTGATGACGGGCGACAATGACGAAACTTTCTCCGAAACCCTGCAAAAGGGCTACGCCTTCTATAAATCCATCGGCACCAGAAGGATGGAGGTCACCGGCGTCGAAGTGACCGATATCGACGAAGAACACTATCTCGCAAAAGTCGGCTATCAGGCCCAATACGAAAAGGATGGCGAAGCAATCGCCATCCCATTTTGTGTTTCCTACCTGCTAGAAGAGCGCGACGGGCGCCTCAAGGTTTTCGGCTTCGTGGCCGGCGACGAAATGGAACTCTATCGTCAGCATGGCCTTATCGAACGCTAA